Proteins from a genomic interval of Symmachiella macrocystis:
- the queG gene encoding tRNA epoxyqueuosine(34) reductase QueG, which yields MPTAAIKQHARDVGFDLVGIAPAVRPAGFGDFQAWLQKCYDGEMRYLRGREEAYAHPEFVLPHVQSVIMLGLNYRTEEPVAPPPTAGRTSRYAWGDVDYHDTIRGKLRQLAGHVHEQLPGCRTRGVVDTAPLLERDFAQLAGLGWSAKNTMLINKQIGSWTFLAALLIDRELDYDAPHETSHCGSCTRCLDACPTDAFPEPFVLDANRCISYLTIELRGPIPTELRKPMGDWLFGCDICQEVCPWNRKAPVSDEPTFQPRDDMRPVDALELLTLSEAEFRERFRHTPLFRPGRAGLLRNAAIVLGNAGDERVVPALIAVLNDDEPLIRGVAAWALGRIGGAVARVALIERSRIENDSKVILEIDAALTNYSA from the coding sequence ATGCCCACTGCCGCCATCAAACAACATGCCCGGGACGTGGGTTTCGACCTCGTCGGCATTGCGCCGGCGGTCCGCCCGGCGGGGTTTGGTGATTTCCAGGCGTGGTTGCAAAAATGTTACGATGGCGAAATGCGGTATCTCCGCGGCCGTGAAGAGGCATACGCGCATCCCGAATTTGTGCTGCCACACGTGCAAAGCGTGATCATGCTGGGGCTGAATTATCGCACGGAGGAACCAGTCGCGCCGCCACCCACCGCAGGGCGAACTTCGCGCTATGCCTGGGGCGACGTCGATTATCACGATACGATTCGCGGCAAATTACGGCAGCTTGCGGGGCATGTGCACGAACAACTCCCCGGTTGTCGCACACGGGGTGTCGTCGACACTGCACCGCTGCTGGAACGCGATTTCGCTCAACTGGCGGGACTGGGTTGGTCGGCGAAAAATACGATGCTGATCAATAAGCAGATCGGTAGTTGGACGTTTCTAGCGGCGCTGCTCATCGATCGCGAACTCGACTACGACGCCCCGCACGAAACATCGCATTGCGGCAGTTGCACGCGGTGTCTCGATGCTTGTCCAACCGATGCGTTTCCCGAACCGTTCGTGCTGGATGCGAACCGTTGTATTTCGTATTTGACCATCGAATTGCGGGGTCCAATTCCGACCGAATTGCGAAAGCCGATGGGGGATTGGTTGTTTGGTTGTGACATTTGTCAGGAGGTTTGCCCGTGGAATCGCAAAGCCCCGGTGTCCGACGAACCGACGTTTCAACCCCGCGATGACATGCGTCCGGTCGATGCACTGGAATTGCTCACGCTGAGCGAAGCGGAGTTCCGTGAGCGTTTTCGACACACACCGCTCTTCCGTCCGGGTCGTGCGGGATTGTTGCGCAATGCGGCGATCGTGTTGGGCAATGCGGGGGATGAGCGAGTTGTGCCGGCGCTGATAGCGGTGCTGAACGATGACGAACCGCTGATTCGCGGGGTGGCCGCTTGGGCGCTGGGGAGGATTGGTGGGGCGGTCGCGCGAGTGGCCCTGATAGAGCGAAGTAGGATCGAAAATGATAGCAAGGTGATCCTTGAGATCGACGCGGCATTAACGAACTATTCAGCGTGA
- the purB gene encoding adenylosuccinate lyase, giving the protein MTANQYENPLISRYSSAEMSGIWSPQTKFSTWRRLWVALAEAERELGLDISAAQIAELREAVDDIDFAAARRHEETLRHDVMAHVHAYGDRCPNARGIIHLGATSCYVTDNTDLLLLRDSLELIRARLVLTIDQLAKFAAEYRDVACLGFTHLQPAQPTTVGKRATLWCYDLVLDLAEIQHRLNTLRFRGVKGTTGTQATFLQLFDGDHAKVETLDKLVAEKMGFETTYAVTGQTYSRKIDAQVLAVLSGIGQSAHKAGSDLRLLQSRKELEEPFGKQQIGSSAMAYKRNPMRAERMCGLARYAISLTSSADNTLATQWMERTLDDSANRRLSLPQSFLAIDAALILYRNVADGLVVYPQVIAKHVAEELPFLATEEILMAGVRAGGDRQDLHESVRVHSQAAAQQVKEHGQSNDLIARLKGDPAFANVDLDGALDVNKYIGRAPEQVDAFISEVIEPIRTRYAEDLDRSAGEVRV; this is encoded by the coding sequence TTGACTGCCAACCAGTACGAAAACCCGTTGATCTCACGATATAGCTCCGCGGAAATGAGCGGCATTTGGTCGCCGCAGACGAAATTCTCCACCTGGCGACGCTTGTGGGTCGCGCTGGCTGAGGCGGAGCGCGAATTGGGGTTGGATATCTCAGCCGCGCAGATCGCTGAACTTCGTGAAGCGGTGGACGATATTGATTTTGCCGCTGCCCGTCGACATGAAGAAACCTTGCGGCACGATGTGATGGCCCATGTGCATGCCTATGGCGACCGTTGCCCGAATGCGCGAGGCATCATCCACCTGGGGGCGACGAGTTGTTATGTCACGGATAACACCGACTTGTTGTTGTTGCGGGACAGCTTGGAATTGATCCGAGCCCGGTTGGTGTTGACGATCGACCAGTTGGCGAAATTCGCCGCTGAGTATCGCGATGTCGCCTGTCTGGGATTCACGCATCTGCAACCCGCGCAACCGACAACCGTCGGCAAGCGAGCGACGCTGTGGTGTTATGATCTGGTTCTCGATTTGGCGGAAATTCAGCACCGCTTGAATACACTCCGTTTTCGCGGTGTGAAAGGGACGACCGGAACGCAGGCGACTTTCTTGCAACTGTTTGACGGCGATCATGCCAAGGTCGAAACACTCGATAAACTCGTTGCTGAAAAAATGGGCTTCGAGACGACCTATGCGGTGACCGGTCAAACCTATTCGCGCAAGATCGACGCACAGGTGTTGGCGGTCTTGAGCGGCATTGGGCAATCGGCGCACAAGGCGGGCAGCGATCTGCGGTTGTTGCAAAGCCGCAAGGAATTGGAAGAGCCGTTCGGCAAACAACAAATCGGCTCCTCTGCCATGGCCTACAAACGCAACCCGATGCGGGCGGAGCGGATGTGCGGACTGGCCCGTTATGCGATTAGCCTCACCAGCAGCGCGGACAACACGTTGGCGACGCAGTGGATGGAGCGGACGCTGGATGACAGCGCCAACCGTCGCTTGAGTTTGCCGCAATCGTTTTTGGCCATTGATGCGGCGCTGATTTTGTACCGCAACGTGGCGGACGGACTGGTGGTCTATCCGCAGGTGATCGCCAAACATGTCGCCGAGGAGCTACCGTTTTTGGCCACCGAAGAAATCCTGATGGCGGGCGTCCGCGCCGGTGGGGATCGGCAAGACTTACACGAAAGCGTCCGCGTACACAGCCAAGCGGCCGCTCAGCAGGTCAAAGAACATGGCCAGTCCAACGACCTGATCGCGCGGCTTAAAGGGGACCCCGCCTTCGCGAATGTCGATTTGGACGGCGCGCTGGATGTCAACAAATACATCGGCCGCGCTCCGGAGCAAGTCGACGCCTTTATCAGTGAAGTCATCGAACCGATCCGCACGCGGTACGCCGAGGACCTGGATCGTTCCGCAGGTGAGGTCCGGGTTTAA
- a CDS encoding bifunctional nuclease family protein has translation MLVHMELARIIINEINDHQIVYLREVNGDRQFPIVIGFFEASSIDRRVKDEAPPRPLTHELLKNTIEELGGELQDVVINNLLDHTYYGLLRILQDGETVEIDCRPSDAIALAVQFTPHLPIYVDEEVLAEAAN, from the coding sequence GTGCTCGTCCATATGGAATTGGCCCGCATCATTATCAACGAGATCAACGATCACCAGATTGTTTATCTGCGGGAAGTGAATGGCGACCGGCAATTTCCGATCGTCATCGGATTTTTCGAGGCATCGAGCATCGATCGTCGCGTCAAAGACGAAGCTCCGCCGCGGCCGTTGACCCACGAATTGCTGAAAAACACAATCGAAGAGCTGGGTGGCGAATTGCAAGACGTGGTGATCAACAACCTGTTGGATCACACGTACTACGGTTTGCTGCGGATTCTGCAGGACGGTGAAACGGTCGAAATCGACTGCCGCCCCTCGGATGCGATCGCCTTGGCGGTCCAATTCACGCCGCACTTGCCGATTTATGTCGATGAGGAAGTGCTTGCCGAAGCGGCGAATTGA